A stretch of the Bubalus kerabau isolate K-KA32 ecotype Philippines breed swamp buffalo chromosome 11, PCC_UOA_SB_1v2, whole genome shotgun sequence genome encodes the following:
- the MIGA2 gene encoding mitoguardin 2 yields MAFRRTEGMSMIQALAMTVAEIPVFLYTTFGQSAFSQLRLTPGLRKVLFATALGTVALALAAHQLKRRRRKKKQVGPEMGGEHLGTVPLPILMARKVPSVKKGYSSRRVQSPSSKSNDTLSGISSIEPSKHSGSSHSLASMVVVNSSSPMAVCSGPWETRGIEESVTTADGNAESLYMQGMELFEEALQKWEQALSVGQRGDSGSTPTPGDGLRNPETASEALSEPESQRKEFAEKLELLLHRAYHLQEEFGSTFPADSMLLDLERTLMLPLTEGSLRLRADDEDSLTSEDSFFSATELFESLQVGDYPIPLSRPAAAYEEALQLVKEGKVPCRTLRTELLGCYSDQDFLAKLHCVRQAFEGLLEDKSHQLFFGEVGRQMVTGLMTKAEKSPKGFLESYEEMLSYALRPETWATTRLELEGRGVVCMSFFDIVLDFILMDAFEDLENPPSSVLAVLRNRWLSDSFKETALATACWSVLKAKRRLLMVPDGFISHFYSVSEHVSPVLAFGFLGPKPQLSEVCAFFKHQIVQYLTDMFDLDNVRYTSVPALAEDILQLSRRRSEILLGYLGVPAASSIGLNGVLPRENGPPEALQ; encoded by the exons ATGGCGTTCCGGCGGACCGAGGGCATGTCCATGATACAGGCCCTGGCCATGACGGTGGCTGAGATCCCTGTGTTCCTTTACACGACGTTCGGGCAG TCTGCCTTCTCCCAGCTGCGGTTGACACCAGGCCTGCGGAAGGTCCTCTTTGCCACGGCCCTGGGGACTGTGGCCTTGGCCCTGGCCGCCCACCAGCTGAAGAGGCGACGGCGGAAGAAGAAGCAGGTCGGGCCCGAGATGGGAGGCGAGCATCTGGGCACGGTGCCCCTCCCCATCCTCATGGCCAGGAAGGTCCCGTCGGTGAAGAAAg GCTACTCCAGCCGGAGGGTCCAGAGCCCCAGTAGCAAGAGCAACGACACCCTGAGCGGCATCTCCTCCATTGAGCCCAGCAAGCACTCAGGCTCCTCCCACAGCCTGGCCTCG ATGGTGGTGGTGAACTCATCCAGCCCCATGGCTGTATGCTCGGGACCGTGGGAGACCAGAGGGATAGAGGAGTCTGTGACCACCGCTGACGGCAACGCTGAGAGCCTCTACATGCAAG GCATGGAGCTGTTCGAGGAGGCCCTGCAGAAATGGGAGCAGGCACTGAGTGTGGGGCAGAGAGGGGACAGCggcagcacccccaccccaggggacGGCCTCCGGAACCCTGAGACAGCTTCAGAGGCGCTGTCCGAG CCGGAGTCCCAGCGGAAGGAGTTTGCGGAGAAGCTGGAGTTGCTGCTGCACCGGGCCTACCACCTGCAGGAGGAGTTCGGGTCCACCTTCCCGGCCGACAGCATGCTGCTGGACCTGG AGCGGACCCTCATGCTGCCCCTGACGGAGGGCTCGCTGCGTCTGCGGGCGGACGATGAGGACAGCCTGACCTCGGAAGATTCCTTCTTCTCCGCCACCGAG CTCTTTGAGTCCCTGCAGGTCGGAGATTACCCAATCCCACTCTCCAGGCCCGCTGCCGCCTACGAGGAGGCCCTGCAGCTGGTAAAGGAGGGCAAAGTCCCCTGCAGGACCCTCAG GACAGAACTGCTGGGCTGCTACAGCGACCAGGACTTTCTAGCCAAGCTGCATTGTGTGCGGCAGGCCTTCGAG GGCCTCCTGGAAGACAAGAGTCACCAGCTTTTCTTCGGGGAGGTCGGCCGGCAGATGGTGACAGGCCTGATGACCAAGGCTGAGAAG AGCCCCAAAGGCTTCCTGGAGAGCTACGAGGAGATGCTGAGCTATGCTCTGCGGCCGGAGACCTGGGCCACCACGCGGCTGGAGCTGGAGGGCCGAGGG GTGGTATGCATGAGCTTCTTCGACATCGTGCTGGATTTTATCCTCATGGACGCCTTCGAGGACCTGGAGAACCCCCCGTCCTCGGTGCTCGCCGTCCTGAGGAACCGCTGGCTGTCAGACAGCTTCAAGGAGACG gccctggccactgcctgCTGGTCGGTCCTGAAAGCCAAGAGGAGGCTGCTGATG GTGCCTGATGGCTTCATCTCCCATTTCTACTCCGTATCGGAGCACGTTAGCCCTGTCCTAGCCTTTGGCTTCCTTGGACCCAAGCCTCAGCTCTCTGAAGTCTGTGCTTTCTTTAAG CACCAGATCGTGCAGTACCTGACCGACATGTTCGACCTGGACAACGTGCGCTACACGTCTGTGCCGGCGCTGGCTGAGGACATCCTCCAGCTGTCCCGGCGCCGCAGCGAGATCCTGCTCGGCTACCTGGGGGTGCCGGCGGCCAGCAGCATCGGCCTCAACGGCGTGCTGCCCCGGGAGAACGGGCCCCCGGAGGCGCTGCAGTAG